A region of the Roseiflexus sp. RS-1 genome:
TTTCAATCCCAATCACTGCTGGCTATATTCTGCTTGCGGTGTACCGGGTGTTCTTCGGTGAACTGAAGAACCCTGAGTTCCGCCGCCTGCCTGGACTGACCACGCCGGAGTATGTTGCCGGCGCGATCCTGGCGGCTGTGCTGATTGTCAGCGGGATCTACCCGGCGTATTTGACCGAACCGATTGAAGCAAGCGTGCGACCGATCGCCGAGGCGCTGGCGCGTGCCGGGGCGCTGGGGATGGCGGGGCGTTGAAGGTGGAACGTTGAGCGTTGAGCGTTGAACGTTGCAGGTGGAAGGTGGAACGTTGAGCGTTGAGCGTTGAACGTTGCAGGTGGAAGGTGGAACGTTGAGCATTGAGCGTTGAACGTTGAACGTTGCAGGTGGAAGGTGGGACGTTGAGCGTTGAACGTTGAACGTTGCAGGTGGAACGTTGCAGGGGGAAGGTTGAGGGTGATATGTCGTTCCAGATCACCGATATCCCGCGTATTCTTCCGGAGTTGATGCTCCTGCTGCTGGGGTTGCTGGTGCTCGGTTCCGATATTCTGACGCGCTGGGGGCGCGGCGCACAGGCGCAGGCTGAACGCGCCAGAGAAGCCGGTCAACTGACCGCTGTCGGTCTGGGGCTGGTATTCATCGTGGGGTTGGTGCAGAGCCGCTTCCTCTTCACCGTCCCTGATCCGACCGGCGGACCGCTGGACGTTCTGCTGACGCTGGGGCGCAATCTTCAGGCGGGCGGTCCGGGAGGATCGCCGGTGTTGGGCGCGTTCGCAACCGATGAGTTCACCACGGTAGCGCGCCTGACCTTCATCGGCGCAGCGTTGCTGACGTCGCTGCTGGCGATGGGGTATCGGTTGACCGCCAATCCTGGCGAGTTCTATTCGTTGCTTATCTTCTCGACCCTGGGGATGTCGATCATGGCAGCGGCGACGGAGTTCATTCTGGCGTATCTGGCGCTGGAACTGTCGTCGATTGCGCTCTATGTGCTTGCCGGATACTTCCGCGAAAGTGAACGCTCGCCAGAAGCCGGGTTGAAATACTTCCTGTTTGGATCGCTCTCCTCGGCGATTTTCCTGTACGGCATCAGCCTGACCTACGGCTTCGTCGCCAGTGAGAATCAGAAAGCCGGCGGCACGCCGATCATCGCCACGCTCTTTTCGGAAGTCGGGCGATTTGCAACCGGTGACGCCGCGCGCAGCCCGCTATTGATCCTTGGCATACTGTTCGTGATCGCCGGATTGGGGTACAAGATTTCGGTCGTGCCGTTCCACACATGGGCGCCGGATGTGTATCAGGGAGCGCCGCCACCGGTGACTGCCTTCCTTTCGACGGCATCGAAAGCAGCCGGGTTCCTGCTGCTCTACCGGTTGCTGACGACGGCGTTCCCAGGGGCGGTTGGAACGCCGCGCCTGGAAGAATTCAGCGGCTGGACGAGCGTGCTGGCGATCCTGGCGCTGGTGACGGTGCTGGTAGGGAATCTGGCAGCGCTGCCGCAGACCAATGCGCGCCGTCTGCTGGCGTACTCATCGATCGGGCATGCCGGTTTTCTGTTGCTCGCCGTGCTGCTCTGGTCATCGACATCACCGGTTGATCGGACATTCGGCACGTCAGCGCTGATCTACTACCTGATCGTCTACACGCTCACCAATCTGGGCAGTTTCGGTGTGCTGGCGGTGCTGACCAGGGCGCTGGGCAGTGATGACCTGAGTGCCATGCAGGGTCTGTGGCGACGCAATATGCCGCTGACCTTAATGATGACGATCCTGATCCTGTCACTTGCAGGCATTCCGCCACTCGCCGGTTTCTGGGCGAAGTTCTTTGTCTTTATGGCGGGCTACCAGGCAGGCGCCGTTCCGCTGGTGACCGTCGCCGTTGTGATGACGGTCGTCAGTCTGTATTACTATCTGCGTTTTCTCAAGGCGATGTGGATTTTGCCAGCGCCGTCAACGACGCCTTTCTCGACACCGCCGGTTGCGAATGCTGCCATCATCGTATCAACGGTGCTGGTGGTGCTGCTCGGTTTGCTGCCGAACCTGATCTGGGGGACGATCAGCAGCGCAGCGAGTGTTGCGGCGCGTTAGGCGCATGCGCGGCAAGGCTTCCATACCGTCATGTGTTCCTTATGACCGACCAACCGACACCTGAGCATAATGATCCGCTCGCTCCACGGGAGGCGTCTGAATATCCCGGTGGCGCGACCCTGTTTGAGCGTCTGCTCGAACAGGCGCGTGACAACAGCAGTGGTCGGGCGCACCGCAGCACGCCGAACCCGAACGATGTGGAAACAGTGATTGATCGTCTGATCGAACAGGCGCGCGCCGAAGGTGCGTTCGACAACCTGCCCGGCGCCGGTAAGCCGCTGATGTATGACGATGATGCGCTGACGCCGGAAGATATGCGCGCCGGGTTTCGCATGCTGAAGAACGCCGGGTTCGCCCCTCTGTGGATTGAAGCTCGCCGTGATATTGACACTGAGCGCGCCCGCATCGCTGCCTGGCTCCACGACACCAACCGCCGCTGGTCGCGCCTTCCACCCGCCATCCGCGCCCGTT
Encoded here:
- a CDS encoding NADH-quinone oxidoreductase subunit N, coding for MSFQITDIPRILPELMLLLLGLLVLGSDILTRWGRGAQAQAERAREAGQLTAVGLGLVFIVGLVQSRFLFTVPDPTGGPLDVLLTLGRNLQAGGPGGSPVLGAFATDEFTTVARLTFIGAALLTSLLAMGYRLTANPGEFYSLLIFSTLGMSIMAAATEFILAYLALELSSIALYVLAGYFRESERSPEAGLKYFLFGSLSSAIFLYGISLTYGFVASENQKAGGTPIIATLFSEVGRFATGDAARSPLLILGILFVIAGLGYKISVVPFHTWAPDVYQGAPPPVTAFLSTASKAAGFLLLYRLLTTAFPGAVGTPRLEEFSGWTSVLAILALVTVLVGNLAALPQTNARRLLAYSSIGHAGFLLLAVLLWSSTSPVDRTFGTSALIYYLIVYTLTNLGSFGVLAVLTRALGSDDLSAMQGLWRRNMPLTLMMTILILSLAGIPPLAGFWAKFFVFMAGYQAGAVPLVTVAVVMTVVSLYYYLRFLKAMWILPAPSTTPFSTPPVANAAIIVSTVLVVLLGLLPNLIWGTISSAASVAAR
- a CDS encoding J-domain-containing protein, encoding MTDQPTPEHNDPLAPREASEYPGGATLFERLLEQARDNSSGRAHRSTPNPNDVETVIDRLIEQARAEGAFDNLPGAGKPLMYDDDALTPEDMRAGFRMLKNAGFAPLWIEARRDIDTERARIAAWLHDTNRRWSRLPPAIRARLRAEYHEMLTNLQRQIISYNLTAPPAAGQIEGLRIAEEMRKLGE